The genomic segment CCTCTCTACCCAAAACTTCCAGATACATTTTTTTAATCACGTCAACCTTTTCATCCATAGTCATGGGCTTGTTCTGCTGAACAGAAGCTCCGTTATTTTGCCAAGGGGTATTACTCATTGGTGAAACTCCCCAGTCCGGATTTCCATATATCGGCTGCGGATTATTATAAGGACCTAGATTCGAGGTATTTAAAGGCTGCTGAGTTTGTGGAACACTTGATTGTGATGGCTGTACATTCCCTGAAATATTTACGTGCGTTTGAGGTATCGGTGTTGTTAAATTTGATCCTACAGCCTTTGTAGTGGCAGATTTGGCGGAATTATCGTCGGTCTTAAGATTTATCTGTCCGCTTGCAATTTTTTTTCTGTCGTTTGTAGCCATACTATATTATAACAGGAAACATGATTTACGTTAACTGGTATTTCTCAACGATATTCTTTGCCATTTTATATGCAGCATCAACCGGAAACATATTTCGTAAGAGTTCATCGGATGGTAGATCAAGCTTTAGTGCTTCATCAATCGCCATGAAAAATGTCGTTAATGTGAGATTATCTTCATCAAGAATTTTGGCAAGCCCTATATCACTTAGTATCTTAGCATTCTTATACTGCTCATTATGCGTTACCCATTTTATAGGGATAATTATTGATCGTTTTTTTAATGCACCAAACTCTGTTACCGAACCTGCACCTCCACGGGAGACAACAACATCACTATTTGCGTATACATAGCCTATCTCGTCAAAAATCATGTCGGTTACCAAAATTCTCCGTTGTAATTTTATAGGAAGCTTTAAAATTTTCTTTTTAATTGAAATCATGTCTGCATAACAAATCTCGTTACTTCCTGTTTGTAGAATAACTCGATATTTTTCGAGTAAAGGTTTGAGATTATTAGTTACAAATTGGTTAAACATATGAGAACCTTGACCACCACCTGTTATATAAACTAGTGGGAGTTCGGGTTGTCGGCTTGATAGTCTTTTGAGTGGGTTAGTTAATTCGGATAATGGAAGTCTGTCGGAGAAAATAACTGTCCGAAGAGGGTTCCCAACGTGAGTTGCTTTTGATTCGTCAAAATATTGGATTGAACTTCTAAAATTTACAAATATCTCCTTTGCGAATTTTGCTACAACGTTGTTTGTAAGCCCAATTGCGGCTGTTTGCTCATGTAAAATTATGGGAATTCCAAAAAATTTTGCGACTATACATACTGGAAGTGTCACATAACCTCCAAAAGAAACAATTAATTTGGGTTTTACTTTTAGAAATAGTTTGAATGAATCAATAAAACCGCCAATAGTTGAAAACAACAGCCCTATACTTTGTAATGAAAAACTGCGCTGAAGCTTGCCCGATCGTATTACTAAAAAGGGAATGTCCGTTTTGCTAACCATTTTTTGCTCTACACTACCCGATATTCTATCGCCTCCTGCGGTTAGATTACTCCCTACAAATAACATTTTCTCTACTT from the Candidatus Dojkabacteria bacterium genome contains:
- a CDS encoding UDP-N-acetylglucosamine--N-acetylmuramyl-(pentapeptide) pyrophosphoryl-undecaprenol N-acetylglucosamine transferase, whose translation is MDVDFSTLDKPEILITAGGSGGHVTVALAVIDELKKLGAKVEKMLFVGSNLTAGGDRISGSVEQKMVSKTDIPFLVIRSGKLQRSFSLQSIGLLFSTIGGFIDSFKLFLKVKPKLIVSFGGYVTLPVCIVAKFFGIPIILHEQTAAIGLTNNVVAKFAKEIFVNFRSSIQYFDESKATHVGNPLRTVIFSDRLPLSELTNPLKRLSSRQPELPLVYITGGGQGSHMFNQFVTNNLKPLLEKYRVILQTGSNEICYADMISIKKKILKLPIKLQRRILVTDMIFDEIGYVYANSDVVVSRGGAGSVTEFGALKKRSIIIPIKWVTHNEQYKNAKILSDIGLAKILDEDNLTLTTFFMAIDEALKLDLPSDELLRNMFPVDAAYKMAKNIVEKYQLT